In one window of Photobacterium leiognathi DNA:
- the hinT gene encoding purine nucleoside phosphoramidase — protein MAEETIFSKIIRKEIPADILYQDDLVTAFRDINPRAPSHILIIPNKLIPTVNDVEADDELMMGRMFTVARQLAEKEGVAEDGYRLIVNCNPHGGQEVYHIHMHLLGGRPLGPMIVG, from the coding sequence ATGGCGGAAGAAACTATCTTCAGTAAAATTATTCGTAAAGAAATTCCAGCCGATATTTTGTATCAAGATGATTTAGTAACGGCATTTCGTGATATTAATCCTCGTGCGCCAAGCCACATCCTAATTATCCCAAATAAACTGATCCCAACAGTGAATGATGTTGAAGCAGATGATGAATTAATGATGGGACGTATGTTCACTGTTGCGCGTCAACTTGCTGAAAAAGAAGGCGTTGCAGAAGATGGTTACCGTTTAATTGTTAACTGTAATCCTCACGGTGGACAAGAAGTTTATCACATCCACATGCACCTACTTGGCGGCCGCCCATTAGGTCCAATGATTGTTGGTTAA
- a CDS encoding PilZ domain-containing protein: MTQQDEYFSVQLGLTINVESLAKDESIPNEHDFQSEIPPLFRIASECSNLEDNADRLFASFNKNETQALMDYLAAQNSKINLLLSYVLSQQDDPAHRFTTLTFGASNLSFTSSEPYHIGDNVRVKLFLDYPAAAIYCYAEVIESLASNDKFIVKLRYTRLLEDDRDLLIRAALYSQQKLLRQRAQQRQLNNNDE, from the coding sequence ATGACACAACAAGATGAGTATTTTTCAGTCCAACTAGGGCTAACCATTAACGTTGAATCGTTAGCAAAAGATGAGAGCATCCCAAACGAGCACGATTTTCAAAGTGAAATTCCGCCGCTATTTCGTATAGCCAGTGAATGTTCAAACCTTGAGGATAATGCCGACCGCTTATTTGCGAGTTTCAATAAGAATGAAACACAAGCGCTAATGGATTACCTTGCGGCACAAAATAGTAAAATCAATCTCCTCTTATCTTATGTACTTTCACAACAAGATGATCCAGCTCACCGCTTTACTACGTTAACCTTTGGTGCAAGCAACCTAAGTTTTACCAGTTCAGAGCCTTATCACATTGGCGATAATGTTAGAGTAAAACTGTTTTTAGACTACCCAGCGGCGGCGATTTATTGCTACGCTGAAGTCATTGAAAGCCTTGCTAGCAACGATAAATTTATCGTCAAACTGCGCTATACCCGTTTATTGGAAGATGATCGAGATTTACTGATCCGCGCAGCCTTATATAGCCAGCAAAAGCTCCTACGCCAACGCGCTCAACAACGACAACTAAATAATAACGATGAATAA
- the ycfP gene encoding alpha/beta hydrolase YcfP, translated as MIIYLHGFDSTSPGNHEKVLQLQFIDPDVRFVNYSTLHPKHDMQHLLKEVHKLVDESKDESPLICGVGLGGYWAERIGFLCGIKQVIFNPNLHPELNMEGRIDRPEEYSDIMTKCVEDFRKKNAGNCLCILSTNDEVLDNQATKDELDQFYDIMWDENETHKFKKISQHLQKIKAFKAQ; from the coding sequence ATGATTATTTATTTGCACGGCTTCGACTCAACAAGCCCTGGTAATCATGAAAAGGTTTTGCAATTGCAGTTTATCGACCCTGATGTCCGCTTTGTAAACTACAGCACACTTCATCCTAAGCATGATATGCAACACCTATTAAAAGAGGTGCACAAGCTGGTGGATGAAAGTAAGGATGAGTCGCCATTGATTTGTGGTGTGGGGTTGGGGGGCTATTGGGCTGAGCGTATTGGCTTCTTATGTGGGATTAAACAAGTCATTTTTAACCCAAATTTACATCCTGAGTTGAATATGGAAGGACGCATTGATCGCCCTGAAGAATATTCTGACATTATGACGAAATGCGTAGAGGATTTTCGTAAAAAAAATGCAGGTAATTGTCTTTGCATACTTTCAACTAATGACGAAGTATTAGATAATCAAGCTACAAAAGATGAGCTAGATCAATTTTATGACATTATGTGGGATGAAAACGAAACACATAAGTTCAAGAAGATCTCGCAACATCTACAAAAAATAAAAGCGTTTAAAGCGCAATAG
- a CDS encoding phosphotransferase → MKDNEHFDPTPLSLLPDAQFLAATPLSGGLTNRCWKLSLYHPSTQSSADYVWRPLTQSAYMFGVNRQHEYQLLQAIAESGIAPKSYSLLPPSSSMNEQVLIVEWLEGKQAADDVSDTQLCQLQAQIHALPLPEHRLEVKQRLSFYWQHIPEQFKSIQLVAIHHYFQAQSFPQYFSDTCCHFDLGRYNIIVPCEHQSIAQGEQPRLTVIDWEYAAAGNPSLDLAMTIIANDLDLERAVTDYCRARLQHDDTFVVNFEHWVEAVNAWQPWCEYLALLWYLVGYQVWEDEEYFYQANRLEQKLASLVN, encoded by the coding sequence ATGAAAGATAACGAGCACTTTGATCCTACACCGTTGTCCCTGTTACCAGACGCACAATTTCTAGCAGCGACGCCTCTTTCTGGAGGATTAACCAATCGCTGCTGGAAATTATCGTTATATCACCCCTCAACTCAATCTTCTGCTGATTATGTATGGCGACCATTAACTCAATCGGCATATATGTTTGGTGTTAATCGCCAGCATGAATATCAATTACTGCAAGCTATTGCTGAAAGTGGTATTGCACCTAAGTCTTATTCATTATTACCGCCGTCATCATCAATGAATGAACAGGTATTAATAGTTGAGTGGCTAGAAGGAAAACAAGCTGCTGATGATGTTTCTGATACACAGCTATGTCAATTGCAGGCGCAGATCCATGCTTTACCTTTGCCGGAGCATCGTTTAGAGGTAAAACAGCGCTTATCATTTTATTGGCAACATATCCCCGAGCAATTTAAGTCCATTCAATTAGTGGCGATTCATCACTATTTTCAAGCGCAATCTTTTCCTCAGTATTTTTCAGATACTTGCTGTCATTTTGATTTAGGGCGATACAACATCATTGTACCTTGCGAGCATCAGTCGATTGCACAGGGTGAGCAACCGAGGTTAACAGTCATTGATTGGGAATATGCAGCTGCTGGCAATCCATCGTTAGATTTAGCCATGACCATTATTGCTAATGATTTAGATCTTGAGCGTGCCGTAACGGATTATTGCCGAGCAAGACTGCAACATGACGATACTTTTGTTGTTAATTTTGAGCATTGGGTTGAGGCTGTCAATGCATGGCAACCTTGGTGTGAGTATCTAGCACTGCTTTGGTATCTGGTTGGTTATCAAGTATGGGAAGATGAAGAGTATTTTTATCAAGCAAATAGATTAGAGCAAAAGTTAGCGTCACTCGTAAATTAA
- a CDS encoding NAD(P)/FAD-dependent oxidoreductase, whose amino-acid sequence MTRIIVVGGGAGGLELATKLGRTLGRKGRAEVTLVDRRASHLWKPLLHEVATGSLDAGVDAISYRAHAKNHHFDFQMGSLEGIDRDNKTITLAALYDKQNELLVPERTLEYDILVLAIGSTSNDFNTPGVREHCIFLDSPEQAHRFRSEMNNQFMKLHGNKEQKTVDIAIVGAGATGVELSAELHNAVQELHNYGFGDLDSSRLNVNLVEAGDRILPALPPRISQAAHSELTKLGVTVRTGTMVTKADETGLTTKDGDHIPAQIMVWAAGIKAPDFMKDIAGLETNRINQLVVKPTLQTTRDDDIYVIGDLASCVQEDGSFVPPRAQAAHQMASRCFSNIVAKITDREQKPYVYSDHGSLVSLSRFSTVGSLMGNLSKGSMMVEGRIARMVYISLYRMHQMALHGMFKTGLIMLVSRINRVLRPSLKLH is encoded by the coding sequence TTGACTCGAATTATCGTTGTTGGAGGCGGTGCAGGTGGTTTAGAGCTTGCTACAAAGCTTGGTCGTACCCTGGGTCGTAAAGGTCGTGCAGAAGTTACTTTAGTGGATCGTCGTGCAAGTCACCTATGGAAACCGTTACTACATGAAGTAGCAACAGGTTCATTGGATGCAGGTGTCGATGCAATCAGTTATCGCGCACATGCGAAAAATCACCACTTTGATTTCCAAATGGGCTCATTAGAAGGCATTGATCGTGATAATAAAACCATCACACTTGCTGCACTGTATGATAAGCAAAATGAGTTGTTAGTGCCTGAGCGTACGTTAGAGTACGATATTCTTGTGCTAGCGATTGGTTCAACATCTAACGATTTCAACACGCCAGGGGTTCGTGAACACTGTATTTTCTTAGATAGCCCTGAGCAAGCACACCGTTTCCGCTCTGAAATGAACAATCAGTTCATGAAGTTACATGGTAATAAAGAGCAGAAAACTGTGGATATTGCGATTGTTGGTGCGGGTGCAACAGGCGTTGAACTTTCAGCTGAGCTGCACAATGCGGTACAAGAGCTACATAACTATGGTTTCGGTGACTTAGATAGCTCTCGTCTAAACGTAAACCTAGTTGAAGCAGGCGATCGTATTCTTCCTGCGCTACCACCACGTATTTCTCAAGCGGCACACAGTGAGCTAACGAAATTGGGTGTAACCGTTCGCACAGGCACTATGGTGACTAAAGCGGATGAAACTGGTTTAACAACTAAAGATGGCGATCATATTCCTGCACAAATCATGGTGTGGGCTGCAGGTATTAAAGCGCCTGATTTTATGAAAGATATCGCAGGTCTAGAAACCAACCGTATCAATCAGTTAGTGGTTAAGCCAACACTACAAACAACACGTGATGATGATATTTACGTTATCGGTGATTTGGCATCATGTGTACAAGAAGATGGTTCATTTGTACCACCTCGTGCACAGGCTGCACACCAGATGGCAAGCCGTTGTTTCTCAAACATCGTAGCGAAAATTACCGATCGTGAGCAAAAGCCTTACGTGTACAGTGATCATGGTTCACTAGTATCACTAAGCCGTTTCTCAACTGTAGGTAGCCTGATGGGTAACCTATCAAAAGGTTCTATGATGGTTGAGGGGCGTATTGCTCGTATGGTGTATATTTCGCTATACCGCATGCACCAAATGGCGCTACACGGTATGTTTAAAACGGGTCTTATTATGTTAGTAAGCCGTATTAACCGTGTGCTGCGTCCAAGCTTAAAACTACACTAA
- the lpoB gene encoding penicillin-binding protein activator LpoB has product MKKSVLALLAASSLLGGCAQTVDYVNSHIPETPSINFGSNDLENTASKMTTKMLSSPAVASITSGRKHPIVVVNNIQNNTSGHVDTASLTDTIKSKISRSGKFKFAEKSRIDAVRQQMNFQDDDRFVNQSTAIQFANMVGAQYMLYGNLTNTSKRQNGQNVPFYKMTMRLMNTKSGAIEWADTGLAPKGDSQGW; this is encoded by the coding sequence ATGAAAAAAAGCGTTCTTGCATTATTGGCGGCATCATCACTGTTAGGTGGTTGTGCTCAAACTGTCGATTATGTGAATTCACATATTCCTGAAACGCCATCCATTAACTTTGGCTCTAATGATTTAGAAAATACAGCATCAAAGATGACAACGAAGATGTTGTCTTCACCTGCAGTTGCTTCTATTACTTCTGGTCGTAAGCATCCTATTGTTGTTGTAAACAATATTCAAAATAACACCAGCGGTCATGTAGATACAGCATCACTGACAGATACGATCAAGTCTAAAATCTCACGTTCAGGCAAATTCAAGTTTGCTGAAAAGTCTCGTATTGATGCTGTTCGCCAGCAGATGAATTTCCAAGATGATGATCGTTTTGTTAATCAAAGTACAGCGATTCAATTTGCCAATATGGTGGGCGCGCAGTACATGTTATATGGCAATTTGACCAATACAAGTAAGCGTCAAAACGGTCAAAACGTGCCTTTCTATAAAATGACAATGCGTTTGATGAATACCAAATCTGGCGCGATTGAATGGGCTGACACAGGTTTAGCACCTAAAGGCGATTCTCAAGGTTGGTAA
- a CDS encoding GNAT family N-acetyltransferase, with amino-acid sequence MKLDFELSTPRLTLRPFKNADLSDFLTAVHESTVDLSPWLEWCDERFDQHDAHEWINASRLSWQTDFSYEFAIFNRFDDEFLGTVSLSAIIPMTNSANLGYWIRSSYHQQGFATEANIAAVQFAFQMLGLTRLEIVTHIDNYASQKTAKACNAQFECEARNRIFYHNKPLDGLVFSLVPTDLMV; translated from the coding sequence ATGAAACTTGATTTCGAACTTTCTACGCCTCGACTGACTCTTCGCCCATTTAAAAATGCCGATCTCAGCGATTTTCTTACTGCAGTACATGAATCTACTGTTGATTTGTCACCATGGCTGGAATGGTGTGATGAGCGTTTTGATCAACATGATGCCCATGAGTGGATTAATGCTAGTAGGCTAAGTTGGCAAACCGATTTTAGCTACGAATTTGCGATTTTTAACCGCTTTGATGACGAATTTTTAGGTACAGTTTCACTCAGTGCCATTATTCCAATGACCAACAGTGCCAATTTAGGTTATTGGATACGAAGCAGTTATCACCAGCAAGGCTTTGCAACCGAAGCCAATATTGCAGCAGTACAGTTTGCCTTTCAAATGTTAGGGTTAACACGATTAGAGATCGTTACTCACATTGATAACTACGCCAGTCAAAAAACAGCTAAAGCCTGCAATGCACAATTTGAATGTGAAGCGCGTAACCGCATTTTCTATCACAATAAGCCTTTAGACGGCCTCGTCTTCTCGTTAGTACCAACAGATTTAATGGTGTAA
- a CDS encoding YcfL family protein produces MKYLMALFLALMVTACSSDPAGISIENSNQNVVIGNAVLARSLAFNNAHTSKVNGLMKASVVVASKVNTDLNLQYRFYWYDAQGLEVSGSDAPWHQFVLKGNDTMMLQGVAEKSEASQYRIYVRKAEH; encoded by the coding sequence ATGAAGTATTTAATGGCATTATTTTTAGCACTAATGGTTACAGCATGCAGTAGTGATCCCGCTGGCATTAGTATTGAAAATAGCAATCAAAATGTCGTTATTGGTAATGCTGTTCTTGCACGTAGTTTAGCGTTCAACAATGCCCACACATCTAAGGTTAACGGATTAATGAAAGCGTCTGTTGTAGTCGCGAGTAAAGTTAACACGGATCTGAACTTGCAATACCGATTTTACTGGTATGATGCGCAAGGTTTAGAAGTCAGTGGAAGTGATGCGCCTTGGCACCAATTTGTACTAAAGGGCAATGATACGATGATGCTACAAGGTGTTGCTGAAAAATCAGAAGCAAGCCAATATCGTATTTATGTACGCAAAGCCGAACACTGA
- a CDS encoding FKBP-type peptidyl-prolyl cis-trans isomerase, which produces MSKIVIAVVVAVLLAFFLYRSYNNKQVAAENIKLGETFLAENKLKEGVQTTPSGLQYLVLQKGTGTEHPKATDSVTVHYHGTLIDGTVFDSSVDRGEKISFPLNRVIKGWTEGLQHMVVGEKVRFFIPANLAYGNNGAGSIPPGSVLIFDVELFKIN; this is translated from the coding sequence GTGTCAAAAATTGTTATCGCCGTAGTGGTTGCCGTTTTATTGGCTTTCTTCCTTTATCGTTCATACAACAATAAACAAGTTGCAGCTGAGAACATCAAGTTAGGTGAAACCTTCCTTGCTGAAAACAAATTAAAAGAAGGTGTACAGACAACTCCTTCAGGCTTGCAATACCTTGTCCTACAAAAAGGCACAGGTACTGAGCACCCAAAAGCAACAGACAGTGTAACGGTTCACTACCACGGTACATTAATTGATGGAACTGTATTTGATAGCTCTGTTGATCGTGGCGAGAAGATCTCTTTCCCACTGAACCGTGTGATCAAAGGCTGGACGGAAGGTTTACAGCACATGGTTGTGGGCGAAAAAGTCCGTTTCTTCATCCCTGCTAATCTGGCTTACGGTAACAATGGCGCAGGTAGCATTCCCCCAGGCTCTGTACTGATCTTTGATGTTGAGTTATTCAAAATCAACTAA
- a CDS encoding YecH family metal-binding protein — MNTFHAHDILNLLIESDTPYTLATLKTEVADKFGADATFYTCKLKDLSIEQLLQFFVEKNKVTINDDIVTANIANMCHH, encoded by the coding sequence ATGAACACTTTTCATGCACACGATATCTTAAATTTACTGATTGAGTCAGACACGCCATACACTTTAGCTACACTCAAAACAGAAGTAGCAGACAAGTTTGGCGCTGATGCGACTTTCTATACCTGTAAACTAAAAGATCTCAGCATTGAGCAACTGCTTCAGTTCTTTGTTGAGAAAAACAAAGTGACGATCAACGATGACATTGTCACCGCCAATATCGCGAATATGTGCCATCACTAA
- a CDS encoding DUF6279 family lipoprotein: MWKRIVTAILMVFMLSSCTLKLGYNSLDFWIDYYLSDYLDLNSAQQSQLEQGLDSALAEHRKQILPQFHRLIFSLQNDLKQPLTAEQIAHYHDAFTKAGQASAVVFVAPITKVVKTMGPKQVSYSLQAIQEEISERKKERLSKTAKERLQDRYDELEDKATDWIGRLTQPQKQLIMQLAQLQLQQSTVFQNIAQNNVSQLTKALKQRSAPEFEQIITLQVKNIIGFESSIYQSQLDKYLAQRFEIMRQLNHSLSQQQLQHLQAELTELRKDIAELIQNR; encoded by the coding sequence ATGTGGAAAAGAATAGTAACTGCGATACTGATGGTCTTTATGCTATCAAGTTGCACCTTAAAATTAGGTTATAACTCACTCGATTTTTGGATAGATTATTACCTGTCTGATTACCTTGATCTTAATTCAGCTCAACAAAGCCAGTTAGAGCAAGGCTTAGATAGCGCACTTGCTGAACATCGCAAACAGATCTTACCTCAATTTCATCGTTTAATTTTTTCTCTCCAAAACGATTTGAAACAGCCGCTCACTGCCGAGCAAATTGCCCATTATCACGATGCTTTCACCAAAGCAGGACAAGCCTCAGCTGTTGTTTTTGTCGCACCTATTACTAAGGTGGTTAAAACAATGGGGCCGAAACAAGTCAGTTACAGCTTACAAGCGATACAAGAAGAGATCAGCGAACGTAAAAAAGAGCGATTATCAAAAACAGCTAAAGAGCGCTTACAAGACCGTTACGATGAGTTAGAAGATAAAGCGACAGATTGGATAGGGCGGTTAACCCAACCTCAGAAACAGCTGATAATGCAATTAGCGCAATTGCAATTACAGCAATCGACAGTGTTTCAAAATATCGCACAGAATAATGTGTCACAGCTAACTAAGGCATTAAAGCAGCGTAGCGCCCCTGAATTTGAACAAATTATTACGCTACAAGTAAAAAATATTATTGGCTTTGAAAGTTCGATATATCAGTCGCAACTTGATAAATATTTGGCGCAGCGATTTGAAATAATGCGACAGTTAAACCACAGTTTAAGCCAGCAACAGTTACAGCATTTACAGGCAGAGCTGACGGAATTGCGTAAAGACATCGCGGAATTAATTCAAAACCGATAA
- the mfd gene encoding transcription-repair coupling factor → MNNKHLLSIPLPNKAGDNRYIGNIKGAALALSFAEIAASHNGPILAVVPDTQTALKLQPEISQFCDVDVNVFPDWETLPYDNFSPHQDIISERLARLYKMPTQKTGIILVPISTLLQRLTPSEFIHQHALMVKKDDRMSLEKLRLQLEVSGYRHVDQVMEHGEYASRGSLLDLFPMGSQSPYRIDFFDDEVDSIRQFDPDNQRSTCEIDSINLLPAHEFPTDDIAVENFRMRWRERFEARREPESIYQQVSKRTWPAGIEYWQPLFFDKTETLFDYLPDNALLVTLGELEPAVDTFLADADYRYDQRRVDPLRPLLEPKELWLTKDEMFAGFKTLPRVRIQPETVDDDKAGRFNPQLEPVPSITINHQLKEPFAELRRFDEQFQGKVIFSVASEGRREALLDLLARIKVRPLVCKTLDEALDNPTKHSLVIGPAENGFILDKPSVAFLCESDLLGERIVQRRRRDDKKTTVNADTIIRNLAELQIGQPVVHIDHGIGRYQGLQTLEAGGIKTEYVTLEYQGGAKLYVPVASLHLISRYSGGAEETAPIHKLGGETWAKARKKAAEKVRDVAAELLDVYAKRELKPGFKFTLDREAYAEFSAGFPYEETYDQALAINAVLSDMCQTKVMDRLVCGDVGFGKTEVAMRAAFVAVDNNKQVTVLVPTTLLAQQHFENFRDRFANTPIRVEVLSRFKTAKEQKQILADVEEGKVDILIGTHKLLNSSVNYHDLGLLIVDEEHRFGVRQKEKIKAIRANVDILTLTATPIPRTLNMAMSGMRDLSIIATPPARRLAIKTFVRQSEDAVIREAVLREISRGGQVYFLHNEVDTIEKTTEDLAKLIPEARVTFAHGQMRERELEKIMGDFYHQRFNVLVCTTIIETSIDVPTANTIIMDRADNLGLAQLHQLRGRVGRSHHQAYAYLLTPHPKRMTKDAVKRLEAISSLEDLGAGFTLATHDLEIRGAGELLGDEQSGQIQSVGFSLFMEMLEQAVEALKEGKEPSLDDLLKQQTEVELRIPALLPDDYIPDINTRLSLYKRIASAKDDNELDEIKVELIDRFGLLPDAAANLLTVNRVKLKAATIGIKKIENGEKGGYFEFDQNAAINPTFLVGLLQTQPNIFRMEGPTKLKILAEQLDRKKRIKFLEDLLEQFRQNML, encoded by the coding sequence ATGAATAACAAACATTTACTTTCGATACCTTTGCCAAATAAGGCTGGGGATAACCGCTACATTGGTAATATCAAAGGCGCTGCACTCGCGCTCTCTTTTGCTGAGATTGCAGCATCGCATAACGGTCCTATTCTTGCGGTTGTACCTGATACCCAAACAGCACTAAAACTACAACCCGAAATTAGCCAATTCTGCGATGTCGATGTTAACGTCTTTCCTGATTGGGAAACGCTGCCTTACGATAACTTCTCACCGCACCAAGACATTATCTCTGAGCGTTTAGCACGCCTATATAAAATGCCAACACAAAAAACTGGCATTATTTTAGTCCCTATTAGCACCCTGCTACAGCGTCTAACACCGAGCGAATTTATTCACCAACATGCACTAATGGTGAAAAAAGACGATCGTATGTCGCTGGAAAAACTACGTTTACAACTTGAAGTATCCGGTTATCGCCATGTTGATCAAGTAATGGAACATGGTGAGTATGCAAGTCGCGGCTCATTGCTCGATCTATTCCCAATGGGTAGCCAGTCACCTTATCGTATCGACTTCTTCGATGATGAAGTGGATTCCATTCGCCAATTTGATCCTGATAACCAGCGTTCAACCTGTGAAATTGACAGTATTAATCTACTGCCAGCACATGAATTCCCAACCGATGACATTGCGGTAGAAAATTTCCGTATGCGTTGGCGTGAACGTTTTGAAGCCCGTCGTGAACCTGAATCTATTTACCAACAAGTCAGCAAACGTACTTGGCCTGCAGGTATAGAGTACTGGCAACCGCTGTTTTTCGATAAAACAGAAACCTTATTCGATTACCTACCAGACAATGCACTGCTAGTGACCTTAGGTGAACTAGAGCCAGCTGTCGATACCTTCCTTGCTGATGCTGATTACCGCTACGATCAGCGTCGTGTTGATCCTCTTCGTCCATTACTTGAGCCTAAAGAGCTATGGCTAACTAAAGACGAAATGTTTGCAGGCTTCAAAACCTTACCTCGTGTTCGCATCCAACCAGAAACCGTTGATGATGACAAAGCAGGACGTTTTAATCCGCAATTAGAACCTGTGCCAAGCATCACTATCAACCACCAGCTAAAAGAACCTTTTGCTGAGTTACGCCGTTTTGATGAGCAGTTCCAAGGTAAAGTCATTTTCTCGGTTGCTTCTGAAGGTCGACGTGAAGCCTTATTAGATCTTCTCGCTCGTATTAAAGTGCGTCCACTGGTCTGCAAAACATTAGATGAGGCGCTAGATAACCCAACAAAACATAGCTTGGTGATCGGCCCTGCGGAAAACGGCTTCATTCTTGATAAACCAAGCGTTGCTTTCTTATGTGAAAGTGATCTGTTAGGCGAGCGTATTGTTCAACGCCGACGTCGTGATGATAAAAAAACCACCGTTAACGCCGATACCATTATTCGCAACCTTGCTGAACTGCAAATTGGTCAACCAGTCGTTCATATCGATCACGGTATTGGTCGCTATCAAGGTTTACAAACCCTTGAAGCTGGCGGGATAAAAACAGAATACGTTACCCTTGAATACCAAGGTGGCGCAAAACTGTACGTACCTGTAGCCTCATTGCATTTAATTAGCCGTTACTCAGGCGGTGCTGAAGAAACAGCACCAATCCATAAACTGGGTGGTGAAACATGGGCCAAGGCACGTAAGAAAGCCGCTGAAAAAGTTCGTGATGTCGCAGCTGAATTACTGGATGTTTATGCTAAACGTGAACTAAAACCAGGCTTTAAATTCACCCTTGATCGCGAAGCTTACGCTGAGTTCAGTGCAGGTTTCCCTTATGAAGAGACCTATGATCAAGCTTTAGCTATCAACGCCGTATTATCAGATATGTGCCAAACCAAAGTGATGGATCGCTTAGTCTGTGGTGATGTTGGCTTTGGTAAAACAGAAGTTGCTATGCGTGCTGCCTTTGTTGCGGTAGATAACAACAAGCAAGTCACCGTATTAGTACCAACGACCCTGCTTGCCCAACAGCACTTCGAAAACTTCCGTGACCGTTTCGCTAACACACCAATTCGTGTTGAAGTGCTTTCTCGCTTTAAAACGGCGAAAGAGCAAAAGCAAATATTAGCCGATGTTGAAGAAGGCAAAGTTGATATTCTGATCGGTACCCATAAGCTACTTAATAGCAGTGTTAACTATCACGATTTAGGTCTATTGATTGTCGATGAAGAGCACCGTTTTGGTGTTCGTCAGAAAGAGAAAATCAAAGCGATCCGTGCCAATGTCGATATCTTAACCCTAACTGCGACGCCAATTCCTCGTACGTTGAATATGGCAATGAGCGGTATGCGTGATCTATCAATTATCGCGACGCCTCCTGCTCGTCGTTTAGCGATCAAAACCTTCGTTCGCCAATCAGAAGATGCCGTGATCCGTGAAGCAGTACTCCGTGAAATTAGTCGTGGTGGTCAGGTCTACTTCCTTCATAACGAAGTCGATACTATTGAGAAAACGACCGAAGATCTGGCGAAGCTGATCCCAGAAGCTCGAGTGACTTTTGCCCATGGTCAAATGCGAGAACGTGAACTTGAAAAAATCATGGGTGATTTCTACCACCAGCGTTTCAACGTATTGGTTTGTACCACGATTATTGAAACCAGTATCGATGTTCCAACAGCCAATACCATTATTATGGATCGTGCCGATAACCTTGGTTTAGCGCAGCTTCACCAGCTACGTGGTCGAGTTGGTCGCTCCCATCACCAAGCCTATGCTTACCTATTAACACCACATCCTAAACGTATGACCAAAGATGCGGTTAAACGTTTAGAAGCAATTTCTTCACTTGAAGATCTGGGTGCTGGCTTTACCCTTGCAACCCACGATTTAGAAATTCGTGGTGCAGGTGAGCTATTGGGTGATGAGCAAAGTGGTCAAATCCAATCAGTAGGTTTCAGCCTATTTATGGAAATGCTAGAGCAAGCGGTTGAAGCACTAAAAGAAGGTAAAGAGCCATCATTGGATGACTTACTTAAGCAGCAAACTGAAGTGGAACTGCGTATTCCTGCACTGTTGCCTGATGACTACATTCCTGACATTAATACCCGTTTATCACTTTATAAGCGCATCGCAAGTGCCAAAGACGATAACGAATTAGACGAAATCAAAGTGGAATTAATCGATCGCTTTGGCTTGTTACCAGATGCAGCTGCGAACTTATTAACAGTAAATCGTGTAAAACTGAAAGCAGCTACCATTGGTATTAAGAAAATTGAGAATGGTGAAAAAGGCGGCTATTTTGAATTTGATCAAAATGCAGCAATTAACCCAACATTCTTAGTCGGTTTACTTCAGACCCAACCAAATATCTTTAGAATGGAAGGACCAACCAAACTGAAGATTTTGGCTGAACAATTAGATCGCAAGAAACGCATTAAATTCCTTGAAGATCTGCTTGAGCAATTTCGTCAAAACATGCTGTAA